From one Rhopalosiphum padi isolate XX-2018 chromosome 2, ASM2088224v1, whole genome shotgun sequence genomic stretch:
- the LOC132922854 gene encoding probable aconitate hydratase, mitochondrial: MSKFDTNPLPYETLEKRIKIVADRLGKPLSLAEKVLYSHLDDPVNQDIRRGVSYLKLRPDRVAMQDATAQMAMLQFISSGLPKVAVPSTIHCDHLIEAQVGGVEDLKRAKEMNEEVYNFLKTAGAKYGVGFWHPGSGIIHQIILENYAFPGLLMIGTDSHTPNGGGLGGLCIGVGGADAVDVMADIPWELKCPKVIGVHLTGKMSGWTTSKDVILKVADILTVKGGTGAIIEYHGPGVDNISCTGMGTICNMGAEIGATTSLFPFNHRMADYLKATCRADIAEEAAKYSKSLLTPDNSSHYDQLIEIDLTTLEPHVNGPFTPDLAHPISKLGNNAKKNDWPVEIKVGLIGSCTNSSYEDMSRCATIAKEALAHGRKSKIPFNVTPGSEQIRATIERDGIAQILREFGGTVLANACGPCIGQWDRKDVKKGEKNTIVSSYNRNFTGRNDANAATHAFVTSPELVTALAIEARLDFDPTKDSIKGADGKEFKLSNPLGDELPAKGFDPGQDTYQAPPADGSAVSVVVDPKSNRLQLLEPFKVWDGKDLEDLTILIKVKGKCTTDHISAAGPWLKYRGHLDNISNNMFLTATNSENNEMNKVQNQCTGEWGAVPDTARAYKAKGISWVVFGDENYGEGSSREHAALEPRHLGGHAIIVKSFARIHETNLKKQGVLALTFADSKDYDKVQPTDKVSLVGLDQFTPGVPLKCILRHTDGSCDEITLTHTFNEQQIQWFKSGSALNRMKQLAAASK, from the exons ATGAGCAAGTTTGACACCAATCCCCTGCCATACGAAACGCTAGAGAAGCGTATCAAAATTGTTGCCGATAGATTAGGAAAGCCATTGTCTTTGGCAGAAAAAGTGCTTTATTCTCATTTAGATGATCCTGTTAATCAAGATATCAGGCGTGGTGTATCTTACTTAAAATTAAGGCCGGATCGTGTGGCAATGCAAGATGCTACTGCTCAAATGGCTATGTTGCAGTTTATATCATCAGGTTTGCCAAAGGTTGCTGTTCCTTCCACGATTCACTGTGATCATTTAATTGAAGCTCAAGTAGGTGGAGTTGAGGACTTGAAAAGGGCTAAAGAAATGAATGAAGAAGTTTACAACTTTTTGAAAACCGCTGGAGCAAAATATGGAGTTGGATTTTGGCACCCAGGATCTGGAATTATTCATCAAATTATTCTGGAAAACTATGCTTTTCCTGGGTTATTGATGATTGGTACTGACTCCCATACACCTAATGGCGGTGGACTTGGTGGCTTGTGTATTGGAGTTGGTGGTGCAGACGCTGTTGATGTGATGGCTGATATTCCTTGGGAACTAAAATGTCCTAAAGTTATTGGTGTTCATTTAACAGGAAAGATGTCTGGTTGGACTACATCAAAAGATGTAATACTTAAAGTTGCAGATATTTTGACTGTCAAAGGAGGTACTGGTGCAATAATTGAATATCACGGACCTGGAGTAGATAACATATCATGCACAGGTATGGGTACCATCTGTAATATGGGTGCAGAAATTGGAGCTACTACTTCATTGTTCCCATTTAATCACCGAATGGCAGATTATTTAAAAGCTACATGTCGTGCTGATATCGCTGAAGAAGCAGCCAAGTACAGTAAGTCATTATTGACTCCTGATAATAGCAGTCATTATGATCAGTTAATTGAAATTGATTTGACAACACTGGAGCCTCATGTTAATGGACCCTTCACACCTGATCTTGCACATCCTATTTCAAAACTAGGAAACAATGCCAAGAAAAATGATTGGCCTGTGGAAATCAAAGTTGGTCTTATTGGAAGCTGCACTAATTCAAGTTATGAAGACATGTCGAGATGTGCTACAATTGCAAAAGAAGCCTTAGCTCACGGGCGTAAATCAAAAATTCCATTTAATGTTACTCCTGGTTCTGAACAAATTAGGGCAACAATTGAAAGAGATGGAATTGCACAAATATTGAGAGAATTTGGTGGTACTGTATTAGCTAATGCTTGCGGTCCATGTATTGGTCAATGGGATCGTAAAGATGTCAAAAAGGGTGAAAAGAACACCATTGTCAGTTCGTACAATAGAAACTTTACTGGACGTAATGATGCCAATGCAGCAACTCATGCCTTTGTCACCTCTCCAGAGCTAGTTACTGCTTTAGCCATTGAAGCGCGTTTGGACTTTGATCCCACAAAAGATTCAATCAAGGGAGCTGATggtaaagaatttaaattaagtaatccATTGGGTGATGAATTACCCGCAAAAGGATTTGATCCCGGTCAAGATACTTACCAAGCTCCACCTGCTGATGGATCAGCTGTGAGTGTGGTAGTAGACCCAAAATCCAATCGTCTCCAATTATTAGAACCATTTAAAGTTTGGGATGGAAAAGATTTGGAAGATCTTACAATACTTATTAAAGTGAAAGGAAAATGTACAACTGATCACATTTCTGCGGCCGGCCCATGGTTAAAATACCGAGGTCATTTGGACAATATATCAAATAACATGTTCTTAAC tgCAACCAATtcagaaaataatgaaatgaataAGGTACAAAACCAATGTACTGGAGAATGGGGTGCAGTTCCGGACACAGCCAGAGCATACAAAGCTAAAGGTATATCGTGGGTAGTATTTGGTGATGAAAACTATGGCGAAGGAAGTAGCAGAGAACATGCCGCTTTAGAACCACGTCATTTGGGAGGACACGCGATCATTGTCAAATCTTTTGCCCGTATTCATGAAACCAATTTGAAAAAACAAGGAGTATTAGCTTTGACATTTGCCGATAGTAAGGATTATGATAAAGTTCAACCAACTGATAAAGTGTCTTTGGTCGGACTTGATCAATTCACTCCTGGAGtaccattaaaatgtattttgcgcCATACTGATGGGAGTTGTGACGAGATAACACTTACTCATACATTCAACGAACAACAAATCCAATGGTTTAAGTCCGGTAGTGCATTAAACCGAATGAAACAATTAGCTGCtgcatctaaataa